In the genome of Cryptomeria japonica chromosome 8, Sugi_1.0, whole genome shotgun sequence, one region contains:
- the LOC131857747 gene encoding F-box/kelch-repeat protein At1g55270-like, whose translation MERIPGLPEDLGMQCFVRVPYRYHYNLRAVCKSWDALLSCQHFYQHRQRHGQCEEGVVSLYYFGQNGGNFDVIIYYPLAQWWERLPQIPTEFGLKYREYHHCVFVRSTKQLVVVGIFNSRSNKDGVLIFDFLSRRWRLGADMPYSKN comes from the coding sequence ATGGAAAGAATTCCGGGGCTTCCAGAAGATTTAGGGATGCAATGCTTTGTGAGGGTTCCATACAGATACCACTACAATCTTAGGGCCGTGTGCAAGAGCTGGGATGCTCTTCTCAGCTGCCAACACTTTTATCAACATCGACAGCGCCATGGGCAGTGCGAGGAAGGAGTagtttctctttactattttggaCAAAATGGAGGTAATTTCGATGTAATTATTTATTACCCGCTTGCGCAGTGGTGGGAAAGACTCCCTCAAATCCCAACGGAATTTGGACTAAAATACAGGGAGTATCATCATTGCGTGTTCGTTAGATCGACAAAACAACTGGTTGTGGTGGGGATTTTCAACAGCCGCAGCAACAAAGATGGTgtgttgatatttgattttttatctCGGAGATGGCGGCTGGGCGCCGACATGCCATATAGCAAAAActaa